A single window of Nicotiana tomentosiformis chromosome 1, ASM39032v3, whole genome shotgun sequence DNA harbors:
- the LOC104094283 gene encoding RNA exonuclease 4 isoform X2 — protein sequence MEQPYEVAVQTLNTTRHKCSACYKQYNKKEHLIEHMKTSNHSVHDPKCGVCNKHCKSFESLREHIAGPLSKVSCSSIYAERGCILCLKICDSVDSLNEHKEMCHLTTPRPIDTVEMLNSEYEIDISSGNSSIRSQEAVAIDCEMVGCGSDGSLDYCARVCLVDEDERLIFHTYVLPQLPVTNYRYEITGITEENLRDAMPLNEVRQRILQILYNGESISRARLNGGRANVLVGHNLAHHLDCLAMDYPDRLLRYDIQVGFHDPYQDSVSVMRLYKRIRSQDHPMEETTRVPNSSPSFYSISDPWKSMTHEKMTPNYRCWCLDSREAVQRR from the exons ATGGAGCAGCCCTACGAAGTTGCTGTTCAAACCCTCAACACCACAAG GCACAAGTGTTCAGCTTGTTACAAGCAGTATAACAAGAAGGAGCATCTTATTGAACATATGAAAACCTCTAATCATTCGGTTCATGACCCTAAGTGTGGTGTGTGTAACAAGCATTGCAAATCGTTTGAATCACTAAGGGAGCACATTGCTG GTCCTCTGTCCAAAGTGAGTTGTTCAAGCATCTATGCAGAAAGAGGCTGCATTTTGTGTCTGAAAATCTGTGACAGCGTAGACTCTCTTAACGAGCATAAAGAAATGTGTCATCTAACCACTCCTCGGCCCATT GACACAGTGGAGATGCTTAATTCAGAATATGAAATTGATATAAGTAGTGGAAATAGCAGCATAAGAAGTCAGGAAGCAGTTGCCATAGATTGTGAAATGGTTGGATGTGGAAGTGATGGATCACTAGATTATTGCGCAAGAGTATGCCTTGTGGACGAAGATGAGAGGCTTATTTTCCACACTTACGTTCTACCTCAGTTACCTGTTACTAATTATAG GTATGAAATTACTGGTATAACAGAGGAGAATCTACGAGATGCCATGCCTCTGAATGAAGTCCGGCAGAGAATTCTGCAGATTCTTTACAATGGAGAGTCAATTTCTAGAGCAAGATTGAATGGTGGAAGAGCAAACGTACTTGTGGGCCATAACCTTGCGCATCACCTAGATTGCTTGGCGATGGATTATCCTGATCGTCTTCTGAG ATACGATATCCAAGTTGGTTTCCATGATCCTTACCAAGATTCTGTGTCTGTCATGCGGCTGTATAAGAGGATCCGCTCACAAGACCACCCGATGGAAGAGACCACGAGGGTACCAAATTCATCCCCAAGCTTTTACAGTATCTCTGATCCATGGAAATCCATGACACACGAGAAAATGACACCAAACTACAGGTGTTGGTGCCTTGATTCTCGGGAAGCAGTGCAAAGGCGATGA
- the LOC104094284 gene encoding mediator of RNA polymerase II transcription subunit 33A-like, producing the protein MAAMVSSVQIQSNLWDGVMELTKSAQQKGTDPLMWAIQLSSNLNSAGLSMPSTDVANLLVSHICWANNVPIAWKFLEKALTLRVVPPMFVLALLSTRVIPARRSYPVAYRLYMELLKRYAFSLASLINGPNYQKIMEAINDTLHLYQIFGLQGSESGLIMVEFVFAIVWELLDASLDDEGVMELTAEKKSRWPITSQDMELNNHDAFAGGRTEKHEGLCKMNTVMAIEIIGEFFRDKVTSAILYLARKNMPEHWESFTQNLRLLVSNSSALRNSKNISPEALLQLTSNNHVVLSRKRKTSSQKKFHAVVASGSLASSADQCHGASPSVLWLPIDLFLEDTIDGSQVAATSAAETLTGLVKALQAVNSTTWQDTFLGLWIAALRLVNRERDPSEGPVPRLDTCLCLLLSITPLAIANLIEEEERNCSSTNQTKESSRKRHQDLLSSLQQLVDYEGLLTPPLPAAPLANQAAAKAMIFLSGLRVGSGYFEGMSLNDMPVNCAGNLRHLIVEACIARSILDTSAYLWPGYVKGRCDQVPRSVSAQMPGWSSLMKGSPLTPPMVSSLVSTPASSLAEIEKIYDIAVNGSDDDKISAATILCGASLARGWNIQEHTVLFITRLLSPPVPANYSGTESHLIGYARFLNVLLIGVSSIDCVQIFSLHGLVPQLAGALMPICEAFGSCAPNVTWIVMSEEISSHDIFSNAFTLLLKLWRFDQPPRENVMDVVPVGSRLTPEYLLLVRNSQLASSDDLQKDQSKIKRLSRLSSPLSGEPIFMDSFPKLKLWYRQHQACIGSPLSGLLPGTPVHQIVEALLNFMFRKINRTGQSLAPTTSGSSSSSGPGNEDVFLHLKLPAWDILEAVPFVLDAALTACAHGRLSPRELATGLKDLADFLPASLATIVSYFSAEVTRGIWKLASMNGTDWPSPAANLATVEQQIKKILAATGVNVPSLTVGGNSPATLPLPLAALVSLTITYKLDRSTDRFLNLISPALSNLATACPWPCMPVMVALWAQKVKRWSDFLVFSASRTVFHHNSDAVVQLLRMCFAATLGLTTSCIASNGGVGALLGHGFGSHFSGGISPVAPGILYLRIHRAVRNAMFMTEEVVSLLMHFVRDIASSGLPAEKLEKRKKSKYGMRYGQVSLAAAMTRVKLAASLGASLVWITGGVALVQSLIKETLPSWFISAHGSEPSGGMSGGLVAMLGGYALAYFAVLSGTFAWGVDSSSPASQHRSSILGAHLEFLASALDGKISLGCNKATWKAYVSGFVSLMVGSTPGWMLEVDVDVLKRLSMGLKQWNEEELALALLGSSGIGAMGTAAEMIIEGGFNFVR; encoded by the exons ATGGCAGCTATGGTGTCCTCTGTACAAATACAATCAAACCTATGGGACGGAGTGATGGaactgaccaagtcggctcagcAGAAAGGCACCGACCCTTTGATGTGGGCCATCCAACTTTCTTCCAACCTTAACTCTGCTGGACTCTCCATGCCTTCCACCGACGTCGCCAACCTTCTCGTTTCTCATATCTGTTGGGCTAATAACGTTCCTATTGCTTGGAAGTTTCTAGAGAAAGCTTTGACCCTTCGTGTTGTCCCTCCTATGTTCGTTCTCGCTCTTCTTTCCACCAG AGTGATCCCTGCTCGAAGGAGCTATCCAGTGGCGTACAGGCTCTATATGGAACTTCTAAAAAGATATGCATTCTCATTGGCATCTCTGATTAATGGTCCAAATTATCAAAA GATCATGGAAGCAATAAATGATACATTACATCTTTACCAGATATTTGGACTTCAAGGATCTGAAAGTGGTCTAATTATGGTTGAATTTGTTTTTGCTATTGTATGGGAGTTACTTGATGCGTCCCTTGATGATGAGGGAGTGATGGAACTGACGGCTGAAAAGAAGTCCAGGTGGCCTATTACATCTCAAGACATGGAATTGAATAATCATGATGCTTTTGCTGGGGGAAGAACAGAAAAGCATGAAGGATTATGTAAAATGAACACAGTTATGGCTATTGAAATAATTGGTGAATTTTTTCGAGATAAAGTGACTTCTGCGATCCTTTATTTGGCACGCAAGAACAT gcCCGAACATTGGGAATCTTTTACCCAGAATTTAAGACTTCTCGTGTCAAACTCATCAGCTTTAAGAAACTCTAAGAATATTTCTCCGGAGGCTTTGCTGCAGTTAACATCCAATAATCATGTAGTCCTCTCTAGAAAGCGCAAAACAAGCTCACAGAAAAAGTTTCATGCTGTAGTGGCGTCTGGTTCGCTTGCATCTTCTGCAGATCAGTGTCATGGTGCTAGTCCATCAGTGCTGTGGCTTCCCATCGATCTCTTTCTAGAGGACACCATCGACGGGTCACAAGTAGCAGCTACAAGTGCTGCTGAAACACTCACCG GTCTAGTGAAGGCTCTGCAAGCAGTTAACTCTACAACCTGGCAGGACACTTTTCTTGGATTATGGATTGCGGCCCTAAGGCTAGTTAATAGA GAAAGGGATCCAAGTGAGGGACCTGTACCTCGCCTAGATACTTGCTTATGCTTGTTGTTGTCGATTACACCACTAGCAATAGCGAATCTTATTGAAGAGGAGGAAAGGAATTGTAGCTCTACCAATCAAACTAAAGAGTCCTCCAGAAAGCGTCACCAAGACTTGCTATCTAGCCTTCAGCAACTTGTCGATTATGAAGGCTTGTTGACCCCACCATTGCCTGCTGCTCCATTGGCGAATCAAGCTGCCGcaaaagcaatgatattcctttCAGGTTTACGTGTTGGGAGTGGCTATTTTGAGGGAATGAGCTTAAATGACATGCCTGTCAATTGCG CTGGAAACCTGCGGCACTTGATTGTGGAAGCTTGCATTGCCAGAAGCATTTTGGACACGTCTGCTTATTTGTGGCCCGGATATGTAAAAGGTAGATGTGATCAAGTGCCTCGTAGTGTCTCGGCCCAAATGCCTGGCTGGTCATCATTGATGAAGGGGTCTCCCTTAACTCCTCCAATGGTCAGTTCTTTGGTATCAACGCCAGCATCAAG TTTAGCAGAAATAGAGAAAATATATGACATTGCCGTCAATGGCTCGGATGATGACAAGATTTCTGCTGCTACTATTCTCTGTGGTGCCTCTCTTGCTCGTGGTTGGAATATACAG GAACATACTGTTTTGTTCATCACCAGGTTGCTTTCGCCTCCtgttcctgctaattattctggaACTGAAAGCCATTTGATTGGCTATGCTCGATTCCTGAATGTTCTTCTCATTGGAGTGTCATCTATTGATTGTGTTCAGATTTTTTCTCTGCATGGATTG GTTCCACAGCTTGCTGGTGCATTGATGCCAATTTGTGAGGCCTTTGGTTCGTGTGCACCCAATGTGACATGGATTGTAATGTCTGAAGAAATTTCTTCACATGACATCTTCTCGAACGCATTTACTCTTCTGCTGAAGTTGTGGAGGTTTGATCAGCCGCCCCGTGAGAATGTTATGGATGTTGTTCCAGTGGGATCCCGTCTAACTCCTGAATACCTTTTGCTGGTGCGCAACTCCCAGTTGGCATCCTCTGATGATCTGCAGAAAGATCAAAGCAAAATCAAGCGGCTGTCTAGACTTTCAAGTCCATTATCTGGAGAACCCATATTTATGGAttcttttccaaaattaaaacTGTGGTACAGGCAACATCAAGCATGCATTGGTTCACCTCTCTCAGGTCTTCTCCCTGGAACTCCTGTTCACCAGATTGTTGAAGCACTGCTGAACTTCATGTTCAGAAAGATAAATAGAACTGGTCAGTCTCTGGCACCAACTACTTCTGGAAGCAGTAGCTCATCCGGGCCTGGAAATGAAGATGTATTTCTCCACCTTAAGCTGCCTGCATGGGATATTCTGGAAGCTGTTCCTTTTGTGCTTGATGCTGCTCTCACTGCATGTGCTCATGGTAGATTGTCACCACGTGAACTAGCCACAG GTCTTAAGGATCTGGCAGACTTTCTCCCAGCGTCTTTGGCAACCATCGTAAGCTACTTTTCAGCTGAAGTGACACGGGGTATCTGGAAGCTTGCTTCTATGAATGGAACTGACTGGCCAAGCCCAGCTGCAAATTTAGCAACAGTGGAGCAACAGATAAAGAAAATTTTAGCTGCAACAGGTGTGAATGTCCCAAGTCTCACTGTAG GTGGAAATTCTCCAGCTACCCTTCCTTTGCCCCTGGCTGCCCTTGTGAGCCTCACCATTACATACAAACTTGATAGATCAACTGACCGCTTTCTGAACCTGATAAGCCCAGCCTTGAGTAACTTGGCTACAGCTTGTCCTTGGCCCTGCATGCCTGTCATGGTTGCACTATGGGCCCAAAAAGTGAAGCGGTGGAGTGACTTTCTTGTTTTCTCTGCATCCCGGACCGTGTTCCACCACAATAGCGATGCAGTGGTTCAACTGCTTAGAATGTGCTTTGCAGCTACACTAGGTCTAACTACATCTTGTATCGCAAGCAACGGCGGGGTAGGTGCACTTCTTGGTCATGGTTTTGGCTCTCATTTTTCTGGTGGCATCTCTCCTGTTGCCCCTGGTATACTCTACTTACGCATCCATAGAGCTGTCCGAAATGCCATGTTTATGACCGAGGAAGTCGTCTCCCTTTTGATGCATTTTGTCAGAGATATCGCAAGTAGTGGATTACCTGCTGAGAAATTGGAGAAACGAAAGAAAAGTAAATATGGTATGAGGTATGGTCAGGTTTCTCTTGCTGCAGCAATGACTCGTGTTAAGCTTGCAGCTTCACTGGGTGCTTCATTAGTTTGGATCACAGGTGGTGTAGCTTTGGTTCAATCATTGATTAAAGAAACCTTGCCATCTTGGTTCATATCAGCACATGGGTCGGAGCCCAGTGGTGGGATGTCAGGAGGGCTAGTTGCAATGCTGGGGGGTTATGCCCTCGCTTACTTTGCAGTGCTCTCTGGAACATTTGCATGGGGAGTGGATTCATCATCACCTGCATCCCAGCATCGATCAAGTATTCTTGGGGCACACTTGGAGTTCCTTGCCAGTGCCCTAGATGGGAAAATATCCCTCGGTTGCAACAAAGCTACCTGGAAGGCTTATGTTTCAGGGTTCGTCAGCTTGATGGTGGGATCCACACCAGGCTGGATGCTAGAGGTGGATGTAGATGTTCTGAAGAGGCTAAGTATGGGTTTGAAACAGTGGAATGAGGAGGAATTAGCATTGGCTCTTTTGGGTAGTAGTGGTATTGGCGCAATGGGCACGGCTGCGGAAATGATTATAGAAGGTGGTTTCAACTTTGTTAGATGA
- the LOC104094283 gene encoding RNA exonuclease 4 isoform X1, which produces MEQPYEVAVQTLNTTRHKCSACYKQYNKKEHLIEHMKTSNHSVHDPKCGVCNKHCKSFESLREHIAGPLSKVSCSSIYAERGCILCLKICDSVDSLNEHKEMCHLTTPRPIDTVEMLNSEYEIDISSGNSSIRSQEAVAIDCEMVGCGSDGSLDYCARVCLVDEDERLIFHTYVLPQLPVTNYRYEITGITEENLRDAMPLNEVRQRILQILYNGESISRARLNGGRANVLVGHNLAHHLDCLAMDYPDRLLRDTATYRPLMKTNFVSHSLKYLTKTYLGYDIQVGFHDPYQDSVSVMRLYKRIRSQDHPMEETTRVPNSSPSFYSISDPWKSMTHEKMTPNYRCWCLDSREAVQRR; this is translated from the exons ATGGAGCAGCCCTACGAAGTTGCTGTTCAAACCCTCAACACCACAAG GCACAAGTGTTCAGCTTGTTACAAGCAGTATAACAAGAAGGAGCATCTTATTGAACATATGAAAACCTCTAATCATTCGGTTCATGACCCTAAGTGTGGTGTGTGTAACAAGCATTGCAAATCGTTTGAATCACTAAGGGAGCACATTGCTG GTCCTCTGTCCAAAGTGAGTTGTTCAAGCATCTATGCAGAAAGAGGCTGCATTTTGTGTCTGAAAATCTGTGACAGCGTAGACTCTCTTAACGAGCATAAAGAAATGTGTCATCTAACCACTCCTCGGCCCATT GACACAGTGGAGATGCTTAATTCAGAATATGAAATTGATATAAGTAGTGGAAATAGCAGCATAAGAAGTCAGGAAGCAGTTGCCATAGATTGTGAAATGGTTGGATGTGGAAGTGATGGATCACTAGATTATTGCGCAAGAGTATGCCTTGTGGACGAAGATGAGAGGCTTATTTTCCACACTTACGTTCTACCTCAGTTACCTGTTACTAATTATAG GTATGAAATTACTGGTATAACAGAGGAGAATCTACGAGATGCCATGCCTCTGAATGAAGTCCGGCAGAGAATTCTGCAGATTCTTTACAATGGAGAGTCAATTTCTAGAGCAAGATTGAATGGTGGAAGAGCAAACGTACTTGTGGGCCATAACCTTGCGCATCACCTAGATTGCTTGGCGATGGATTATCCTGATCGTCTTCTGAG AGATACCGCAACGTACCGCCCCCTGATGAAGACCAACTTTGTCAGCCACTCTCTCAAATATTTAACCAAGACTTATCTAGG ATACGATATCCAAGTTGGTTTCCATGATCCTTACCAAGATTCTGTGTCTGTCATGCGGCTGTATAAGAGGATCCGCTCACAAGACCACCCGATGGAAGAGACCACGAGGGTACCAAATTCATCCCCAAGCTTTTACAGTATCTCTGATCCATGGAAATCCATGACACACGAGAAAATGACACCAAACTACAGGTGTTGGTGCCTTGATTCTCGGGAAGCAGTGCAAAGGCGATGA